From Calothrix sp. PCC 6303, a single genomic window includes:
- the purF gene encoding amidophosphoribosyltransferase produces the protein MIPDHPVTSNLNLQSIENSENQDNAPDKPEEACGVFGIFAPGEDVAKLTYFGLFALQHRGQESAGIATFEGEKLHIRKDMGLVSQVFNETNLKELPGFIAIGHNRYSTTGSSKKANAQPAVLKTRLGYVALAHNGNLVNTIDLREELVEQDCQLMTTTDSEMIVHAIAEEVNNGLDWLEGTIKALHRCKGAFSLAIATPTGIMGVRDPNGIRPLVIGTIGENPVRYVLASETCGLDIIGADYLRDVKPGELVWITESGLTSHHWSNQLERKLCIFEMIYFARPDSIMHDETLYSYRMRLGRRLAEESLVDADIVFGVPDSGIPAAIGFSQASGITYAEGLIKNRYVGRTFIQPTQAMRESGIKMKLNPLKDVLKGKRVIIIDDSIVRGTTSRKLVRAIRDAGAIEVHMRISSPPVTHPCYYGIDTDTQDQLIAATKSIPEIAQQLEVDSLAYLSWEGMLEETKENTNSFCSACFTGSYPVPLPESLKRSKLILEKATV, from the coding sequence ATGATTCCCGACCATCCCGTCACCTCTAACTTGAATCTTCAATCTATTGAAAATTCAGAAAATCAAGATAACGCACCAGATAAGCCAGAAGAAGCTTGCGGCGTTTTTGGTATCTTTGCACCAGGAGAAGATGTTGCCAAACTAACATACTTTGGCTTATTTGCACTTCAACATCGGGGACAAGAATCGGCTGGGATAGCTACCTTTGAAGGCGAAAAGCTGCATATCCGCAAAGATATGGGCTTAGTATCCCAAGTGTTTAATGAAACTAATCTCAAGGAATTACCCGGTTTCATCGCTATCGGTCATAACCGCTATTCCACCACTGGTTCCAGCAAAAAAGCCAATGCTCAACCCGCTGTCTTAAAAACTAGATTAGGTTATGTAGCATTAGCACATAACGGCAATTTAGTCAATACAATAGATTTGCGAGAAGAACTAGTTGAACAGGATTGTCAGTTAATGACAACGACAGACTCAGAAATGATCGTTCATGCGATCGCAGAAGAAGTCAACAACGGTTTAGACTGGCTAGAAGGAACAATCAAAGCCTTACACCGTTGCAAGGGTGCATTCAGTTTAGCGATCGCTACTCCCACCGGAATCATGGGAGTGCGCGATCCCAACGGCATTCGTCCCCTAGTAATTGGCACCATCGGCGAAAATCCGGTGCGCTACGTCCTCGCATCTGAAACCTGCGGCTTAGATATCATCGGTGCCGACTATCTGCGCGATGTCAAACCAGGAGAACTAGTTTGGATTACAGAATCTGGTTTAACATCACATCATTGGAGCAATCAACTTGAACGTAAATTATGCATCTTTGAGATGATTTACTTTGCCCGTCCAGATAGCATCATGCATGATGAAACACTATATAGCTATCGAATGCGCTTAGGACGACGACTTGCCGAAGAATCTCTTGTAGATGCAGATATAGTCTTTGGTGTACCAGATTCGGGAATCCCAGCAGCCATAGGTTTTTCCCAAGCTTCTGGTATTACCTATGCCGAAGGATTAATTAAAAACCGTTACGTTGGACGAACATTTATCCAACCAACCCAAGCAATGCGGGAGTCGGGAATCAAAATGAAACTCAATCCCCTTAAAGATGTCCTCAAAGGAAAACGCGTCATCATCATCGATGATTCTATCGTGCGAGGAACCACCAGCCGTAAACTAGTTAGAGCTATCCGCGACGCAGGTGCAATAGAAGTGCATATGCGGATTTCCTCTCCCCCAGTCACCCACCCCTGTTATTATGGAATTGACACCGACACACAGGATCAATTAATTGCAGCCACAAAAAGCATACCCGAAATAGCCCAGCAACTAGAAGTCGATTCCCTCGCTTACCTCAGTTGGGAAGGAATGCTAGAAGAAACTAAAGAAAATACAAACAGTTTCTGTTCTGCTTGCTTTACAGGATCTTACCCAGTTCCTTTACCTGAAAGTTTGAAGCGTTCAAAACTAATTTTGGAAAAAGCAACAGTCTAA
- the hisG gene encoding ATP phosphoribosyltransferase codes for MITVALPKGELLKNTIRLLKIAGLDFSAFLDSGTRQLQIPDASGKAKGLLVRAQDVPVYVEYGQAQLGIVGYDVLREKKPNVAHLVDLQFGYCRLSVAVPESSSYRSPLDLPANGRVASKYVNCAREYFHSLDLPVEIVPLSGSVELGPITGMSEAIVDIVSTGRTLKENGLIEIETLYESTARLIAHPLSYRLNTGNLGDVVEKLRAEMLLTAS; via the coding sequence ATGATTACCGTTGCTTTACCGAAAGGGGAATTACTCAAAAATACAATTCGCCTACTAAAAATTGCTGGATTAGATTTTAGTGCCTTTTTAGACTCAGGTACTCGTCAATTACAAATTCCTGATGCTAGTGGTAAGGCAAAGGGGCTTTTAGTCAGGGCACAAGACGTACCTGTATATGTAGAATATGGGCAGGCGCAATTGGGTATAGTTGGTTACGACGTGCTACGGGAGAAAAAACCTAATGTTGCACACTTGGTAGATTTACAATTTGGCTATTGTCGGCTTTCGGTGGCAGTTCCAGAATCTAGTTCCTATCGTTCACCTTTAGATTTACCAGCAAATGGAAGAGTAGCTTCAAAATATGTAAATTGTGCGCGGGAATATTTCCATAGCCTGGATTTACCTGTAGAAATTGTACCTTTATCAGGCTCGGTAGAGTTGGGTCCAATTACCGGAATGTCGGAGGCAATTGTTGATATTGTGTCCACAGGGCGGACTTTGAAGGAAAATGGATTAATTGAAATTGAAACCCTTTATGAAAGTACTGCCAGACTAATTGCTCACCCATTAAGCTACCGTTTGAATACAGGAAACTTGGGGGATGTTGTTGAGAAGTTGCGGGCAGAAATGTTATTAACTGCTAGTTGA
- a CDS encoding FdhF/YdeP family oxidoreductase, protein MSQDKLHSNQQYPPFDDKNSETPDVGGGLPVIKYWAEHTLSPEGAKLWKTLLHHSACLSCSWGTGGQKGGFTNEEGEKLQRCMKSVEAISAEIKPGIKSQVFEQRTIEELQKLTSLEADRLGRLSFPMILRAGKSHYERISWSEIYEIVTEGFRKTPERVASYSSGRSSNEAAFLLQLIMRSLGSNNLADCSDLCHSPSTYGLEQMFATKTSVVSLESLKKSDCVVLAGSNSAYNHPRLMNELIELRRHGGKIIVINPMMEIGLVKFGSPAFPVKSLVPGSDIASLYLQPIPGSDSVLFTGIQKALIETGHIKTEFLQAHTEGWEPVVENARSTSWETIVEICGVSQNEIEAAATIIADAKGVVFAWAMGITQHDNGVDNVFSICNTALISGNIGREGAGLMPVRGHSNVQGFGSMGVTTQKIKKGLQQALEKLLGRSLSSVKGYDTRSLIEAADDHKVDTLICLGGNLYAANPDSTQAKRALGKIETIVYLATKPNLGHFHGLAKQNTIVIPVLNRFENPHKTTVESGNNFVRLNDEGKTHLQDADLIPEVKFLTELAHRIHGEYPVDWRRLQDTKFIRQLIAETVPGFEKMATIDETKEEFTISDRILTTPHFPTPSGKAKMFVTPLPQLTLPHQKTFAGAENHQGIVVALMTGRSYAQHNTVVYQIEDKYRGIPHRNCILMNRIDLEKIGLQEHQRVTVEGNAGKLENVEIIYGAVRPGAALMFYPEVNVIFNPAVDKRSGTPAFKRVPVFVYAENSPKNY, encoded by the coding sequence ATGAGTCAAGATAAATTGCATTCTAACCAACAGTATCCTCCGTTTGATGACAAAAACTCAGAAACGCCAGATGTAGGTGGTGGCTTACCTGTGATTAAATACTGGGCAGAGCATACACTTTCACCCGAAGGAGCAAAACTTTGGAAAACTCTACTTCATCATAGTGCTTGTTTATCTTGCTCTTGGGGTACCGGAGGACAAAAAGGTGGCTTTACCAACGAAGAAGGTGAAAAACTTCAGCGTTGTATGAAAAGTGTTGAGGCAATTTCGGCAGAAATTAAACCAGGTATCAAATCTCAAGTTTTTGAGCAACGCACCATTGAAGAATTGCAAAAACTCACCTCACTGGAAGCAGATAGGTTAGGAAGGTTGAGTTTTCCGATGATTTTACGAGCAGGTAAATCCCACTATGAGCGGATTTCTTGGTCAGAAATTTATGAGATAGTGACAGAGGGTTTTCGTAAAACCCCGGAAAGAGTAGCTTCTTACAGTTCTGGCAGATCTTCCAATGAAGCAGCATTCCTACTTCAACTGATAATGCGATCGCTTGGCTCAAATAATCTAGCTGATTGCTCAGATTTATGCCATAGTCCCTCAACTTACGGACTTGAGCAGATGTTTGCGACAAAAACATCGGTTGTAAGTTTAGAAAGCTTGAAAAAATCAGATTGCGTAGTGTTGGCAGGATCAAATTCTGCTTACAACCATCCTCGTTTAATGAATGAGTTGATCGAACTACGCCGCCACGGTGGCAAAATAATTGTGATTAATCCGATGATGGAAATCGGCTTAGTTAAATTCGGTTCTCCTGCTTTCCCCGTCAAATCTCTAGTACCAGGTTCTGATATTGCTTCCCTATATCTCCAACCAATTCCTGGTAGTGATTCGGTACTATTTACTGGGATTCAAAAGGCATTAATCGAAACAGGACACATCAAAACAGAGTTTCTCCAAGCTCACACCGAAGGATGGGAACCAGTAGTTGAAAACGCTCGCTCAACCTCTTGGGAAACCATCGTTGAAATTTGTGGAGTATCGCAAAACGAAATTGAAGCGGCAGCAACTATAATAGCCGATGCCAAAGGGGTTGTTTTTGCCTGGGCAATGGGAATCACCCAACATGATAATGGTGTGGATAACGTTTTTAGTATTTGTAACACTGCGTTAATTAGCGGCAATATTGGGAGAGAGGGTGCAGGTTTAATGCCTGTCAGAGGACACTCAAACGTCCAGGGATTCGGCTCAATGGGTGTAACTACTCAAAAAATCAAAAAAGGACTTCAACAAGCCTTAGAAAAGCTTTTAGGTCGTTCTTTGAGTTCTGTAAAAGGCTATGATACTCGTTCCTTAATTGAAGCTGCCGACGATCACAAGGTAGACACCCTGATTTGTTTGGGTGGAAATTTGTACGCAGCTAACCCAGATTCAACCCAAGCAAAACGGGCTTTAGGTAAAATCGAAACTATCGTTTACCTCGCCACAAAACCCAATTTAGGACATTTTCACGGATTAGCCAAGCAGAATACAATTGTTATCCCCGTATTGAATCGGTTTGAAAACCCCCACAAAACAACCGTTGAATCGGGTAATAACTTTGTCCGTCTGAATGATGAAGGAAAAACCCATCTTCAAGATGCTGATTTGATTCCTGAAGTGAAATTTCTCACCGAGTTGGCTCATCGAATTCACGGAGAATACCCGGTAGATTGGCGCAGACTTCAAGACACCAAATTTATCCGGCAATTAATTGCAGAAACTGTTCCCGGATTCGAGAAAATGGCAACAATCGACGAAACTAAAGAAGAATTTACAATTAGCGATCGCATTCTCACTACACCTCACTTTCCCACTCCTTCCGGCAAAGCCAAGATGTTTGTGACACCATTGCCACAACTAACCCTCCCACACCAAAAAACCTTTGCTGGGGCTGAAAATCATCAAGGAATCGTTGTAGCTTTAATGACAGGGCGCAGCTATGCCCAGCACAATACTGTGGTTTATCAAATAGAAGATAAGTATCGAGGAATACCCCACCGTAACTGCATTTTAATGAATCGAATTGATTTAGAAAAAATTGGATTACAAGAACATCAACGGGTTACAGTTGAGGGCAATGCAGGTAAATTAGAAAATGTGGAAATTATATACGGGGCAGTGCGTCCAGGTGCTGCACTGATGTTTTACCCTGAAGTAAATGTAATTTTTAACCCAGCAGTAGATAAGCGATCTGGTACACCTGCTTTTAAAAGAGTACCTGTTTTTGTATATGCAGAAAATTCCCCTAAAAATTATTAA